A region of the Fischerella sp. PCC 9605 genome:
TTTCTACTAATTTGTATTATGCTAAACATTACGTAGGAGAACTGATTAACTTGGTGAAACTTTACCAGAACAATTTTCCATATCCAGGTCAAGATATTGAAGATAGAATGGAAACAATGGATCTGGAGCATGTTCTCGAAGACTTGCCTAAACTAATTTCTTCAATGAAACTAGGGACTGATAACATACGCGGAATTATGCAGTCCCTGCGAAATTTTTCACGCGCTGACGGAGAACAAAAAAAGTCTATTGATATTCATGAAGGAATAGAAACAACTCTGTTAATTTTACAGTACCGCTTGAAAGCTAAGACTAAACGTCCCGCCATCCAGATAGTAAGAGAATATGGTAATTTACCTAAAATAGAATGCTATCCTGGACAACTCAATCAAGTATTTATGAATTTGCTAGTCAATGCAATTGATTCTTTAGATGAGTCATTTGTCATTAAGAAGCAGTGCGTTGCGGAGGTTCCCGAGGGCTGGAGCCGGAGCTTGCATCCGGCTAAGGAAGCCCGTCCCGTTATAACACCTGCCGTTCATTTATCATTAATAAAAGACAAAGAGCAAATGACTATTGACAAAGGATTATCTACAAATCCTCAGATTCGGATTTGTACTAACGTAGACAAAGAACAAGTAACAATCAGAATTTCTAATAATGGCATGGGAATACCAGATTTATTTCCAAGTCAAATATTTCCGCCTTTCTTCTCGACAAAACCTAAGACTAAAGGGAATGAACT
Encoded here:
- a CDS encoding hybrid sensor histidine kinase/response regulator, which translates into the protein MSLEMGNNLEQEIEKVKNTETILVIDDSPTNLEVLYSALSSAGYEVLVEMDGMSGIEQIKNNPPDLILLDIMMPKLDGFETCRLLQADLSTKDIPIIFITALADIEEKVKGLSLGAVDYITKPFQQDEVLARVHLHLKLRRLNIELDQQKQLLEKRVEERTVELYQALEQLKKTQLQLVQSEKISSLGQIVAGIAHEVNNPIGLISTNLYYAKHYVGELINLVKLYQNNFPYPGQDIEDRMETMDLEHVLEDLPKLISSMKLGTDNIRGIMQSLRNFSRADGEQKKSIDIHEGIETTLLILQYRLKAKTKRPAIQIVREYGNLPKIECYPGQLNQVFMNLLVNAIDSLDESFVIKKQCVAEVPEGWSRSLHPAKEARPVITPAVHLSLIKDKEQMTIDKGLSTNPQIRICTNVDKEQVTIRISNNGMGIPDLFPSQIFPPFFSTKPKTKGNELGLAISYQIITENHGGKLQCISLPDKGTEFIIQIPL